A single genomic interval of Musa acuminata AAA Group cultivar baxijiao chromosome BXJ3-4, Cavendish_Baxijiao_AAA, whole genome shotgun sequence harbors:
- the LOC103976734 gene encoding transcription factor efuD isoform X2, whose translation MSLEPFARLVRLAGRAFYDDVSLKGDNQPKNGRGDNRGMAVIVLDALTRRQWVREEDLAKTLKLHAKQLRRILRFFEEEKLVMRDHRKESAKGAKIFSTAVAATGDGQQVVKDGEEKTKMHTHSYCCLDYAQIYDVIRYRMHRMKKKIKDELDSRNTIQEYICPNCGRRYSAFDALQLVSFTDEYFHCENCNGELVAESDKLASEEMGDGDDNARRRRREKLKDMLQKMEEQLKPLALQLARVKDLPAPEFGSLQAWEARANAAARANGDLNALDPAKSSQGQGYSGTPMPFLGETRVEVALSGMEVKGEDNESDTKTSALKVIPPWMIKEGMSLTKEQRGDAVKVDDVSTYGDDKKSKDVKEDEKSIQDEYLKAYYAALLKRQKEQEEASRMQREAERSQSDLVDGVLEAYSERQVGKKAKREDYENDDVEWEEVPSAGSGEKYRLADLNMEATASGDDEDDDIDWEEG comes from the exons ATGAGCTTGGAGCCCTTCGCCAG GTTGGTGCGGCTCGCGGGGAGGGCTTTCTACGACGACGTCTCTCTCAAGGGGGACAACCAGCCCAAGAACGGCAGGGGCGACAACAGGGGCATGGCCGTCATCGTCCTCGACGCCCTCACCAG GCGCCAATGGGTGAGAGAAGAAGATTTGGCTAAGACCTTAAAGCTGCATGCAAAACAACTTCGTCGTATTTTACGATTTTTTGAAGAGGAGAAGCTAGTCATGAGAGACCATCGGAAAGAG TCAGCTAAAGGGGCAAAAATATTCAGTACAGCAGTAGCTGCCACTGGTGATGGTCAACAAGTAGTAAAGGATGGAGAAGAGAAGACAAAGATGCATACTCATTCTTATTGCTGCCTGGACTATGCACAG ATCTATGACGTCATAAGGTATCGAATGCATCgaatgaagaaaaaaataaaggatgAATTGGACAGCAGGAATACCATTCAAGAATACATATGCCCAAATTGTGGGAGAAG GTATTCAGCTTTTGATGCACTTCAGCTTGTGAGTTTCACCGACGAGTATTTTCACTGTGAAAACTGCAATGGTGAACTTGTTGCCGAGAGTGATAAACTTGCTTCTGAAGAAATGGGAGACGGTGATGACAATGCTAGAAGGCGGAGACGTGAAAAGCTGAAAGACATGCTTCAAAAGATGGAG GAACAGCTGAAACCATTGGCTTTGCAACTTGCGAGAGTAAAGGATTTACCTGCTCCTGAATTTGGAAGTCTGCAGGCATGGGAAGCTAGGGCGAATGCAGCTGCTCGTGCAAATGGTGATTTAAATGCACTGGATCCAGCCAAATCTTCTCAAGGACAAGGATACAGTGGAACACCTATGCCATTCCTTGGGGAAACAAGA GTTGAAGTTGCTTTATCTGGTATGGAAGTGAAGGGAGAAGACAATGAGTCTGATACAAAGACTTCAGCCTTGAAGGTTATACCTCCTTGGATGATTAAAGAAGGAATGAGTCTAACAAAAGAACAAAGGGGAGATGCGGTAAAAGTAGATGACGTTTCAACTTATGGTGATGACAAGAAATCAAAAGATGTAAAAGAAGACGAAAAGAGCATACAG GATGAGTATCTCAAGGCCTATTATGCAGCTTTGTTGAAAAGGCAGAAAGAGCAGGAAGAAGCTTCAAGAATGCAACGAGAGGCAGAAAGAAGTCAGTCTGACCTTGTGGATGGTGTTCTTGAAGCATATTCTGAACGCCAAGTTGGCAAAAAGGCAAAACGTGaagattatgaaaatgatgatGTTGAATGGGAAGAGGTTCCATCTGCAG GTTCAGGTGAAAAATATAGACTTGCTGATCTAAACATGGAGGCCACTGCATCAGgcgatgatgaagatgatgacaTTGACTGGGAGGAAGGATAA
- the LOC103976734 gene encoding transcription factor efuD isoform X1, with protein sequence MSLEPFARLVRLAGRAFYDDVSLKGDNQPKNGRGDNRGMAVIVLDALTRRQWVREEDLAKTLKLHAKQLRRILRFFEEEKLVMRDHRKESAKGAKIFSTAVAATGDGQQVVKDGEEKTKMHTHSYCCLDYAQIYDVIRYRMHRMKKKIKDELDSRNTIQEYICPNCGRRYSAFDALQLVSFTDEYFHCENCNGELVAESDKLASEEMGDGDDNARRRRREKLKDMLQKMEEQLKPLALQLARVKDLPAPEFGSLQAWEARANAAARANGDLNALDPAKSSQGQGYSGTPMPFLGETRVEVALSGMEVKGEDNESDTKTSALKVIPPWMIKEGMSLTKEQRGDAVKVDDVSTYGDDKKSKDVKEDEKSIQDEYLKAYYAALLKRQKEQEEASRMQREAERSQSDLVDGVLEAYSERQVGKKAKREDYENDDVEWEEVPSAVVTGSGEKYRLADLNMEATASGDDEDDDIDWEEG encoded by the exons ATGAGCTTGGAGCCCTTCGCCAG GTTGGTGCGGCTCGCGGGGAGGGCTTTCTACGACGACGTCTCTCTCAAGGGGGACAACCAGCCCAAGAACGGCAGGGGCGACAACAGGGGCATGGCCGTCATCGTCCTCGACGCCCTCACCAG GCGCCAATGGGTGAGAGAAGAAGATTTGGCTAAGACCTTAAAGCTGCATGCAAAACAACTTCGTCGTATTTTACGATTTTTTGAAGAGGAGAAGCTAGTCATGAGAGACCATCGGAAAGAG TCAGCTAAAGGGGCAAAAATATTCAGTACAGCAGTAGCTGCCACTGGTGATGGTCAACAAGTAGTAAAGGATGGAGAAGAGAAGACAAAGATGCATACTCATTCTTATTGCTGCCTGGACTATGCACAG ATCTATGACGTCATAAGGTATCGAATGCATCgaatgaagaaaaaaataaaggatgAATTGGACAGCAGGAATACCATTCAAGAATACATATGCCCAAATTGTGGGAGAAG GTATTCAGCTTTTGATGCACTTCAGCTTGTGAGTTTCACCGACGAGTATTTTCACTGTGAAAACTGCAATGGTGAACTTGTTGCCGAGAGTGATAAACTTGCTTCTGAAGAAATGGGAGACGGTGATGACAATGCTAGAAGGCGGAGACGTGAAAAGCTGAAAGACATGCTTCAAAAGATGGAG GAACAGCTGAAACCATTGGCTTTGCAACTTGCGAGAGTAAAGGATTTACCTGCTCCTGAATTTGGAAGTCTGCAGGCATGGGAAGCTAGGGCGAATGCAGCTGCTCGTGCAAATGGTGATTTAAATGCACTGGATCCAGCCAAATCTTCTCAAGGACAAGGATACAGTGGAACACCTATGCCATTCCTTGGGGAAACAAGA GTTGAAGTTGCTTTATCTGGTATGGAAGTGAAGGGAGAAGACAATGAGTCTGATACAAAGACTTCAGCCTTGAAGGTTATACCTCCTTGGATGATTAAAGAAGGAATGAGTCTAACAAAAGAACAAAGGGGAGATGCGGTAAAAGTAGATGACGTTTCAACTTATGGTGATGACAAGAAATCAAAAGATGTAAAAGAAGACGAAAAGAGCATACAG GATGAGTATCTCAAGGCCTATTATGCAGCTTTGTTGAAAAGGCAGAAAGAGCAGGAAGAAGCTTCAAGAATGCAACGAGAGGCAGAAAGAAGTCAGTCTGACCTTGTGGATGGTGTTCTTGAAGCATATTCTGAACGCCAAGTTGGCAAAAAGGCAAAACGTGaagattatgaaaatgatgatGTTGAATGGGAAGAGGTTCCATCTGCAG TTGTGACAGGTTCAGGTGAAAAATATAGACTTGCTGATCTAAACATGGAGGCCACTGCATCAGgcgatgatgaagatgatgacaTTGACTGGGAGGAAGGATAA
- the LOC135636415 gene encoding uncharacterized protein LOC135636415, translating into MALYGTSDALMCRTFPTTLRGPVRAWYSSLKPGTVASFDQLTKDFELNFLAYARPKPSMALLLGLNQREDEPLSHFVNHFTTQIRGLSNAHPSLLMQAFMTGLRPSRFFWSLMERPPAAAPEMLQRASQFIAAETWMAGKREDHKKVKSEPPRQQQPVASRRKLDKSDPRPPLPASNSSRTEIFLHEKGKGLLKDPHTMKNPRELANRSKYFRFHRQHGHDTEQCRELKGQIEELIHKGHLGQYLRPDRQLSPRSEGPIERHIDVIAGGPASGGAPCREERHTPEPPRTKPPDTGPSPRLHSRPEYPSNPSTTTLS; encoded by the coding sequence atggcgctatacgggacttcCGACGCCTTGATGTGTAGGACGTTCCCAACGACCCTACGGGGGCCGGTCCGCGCGTGGTACAGCAGCCTGAAACCCgggaccgtcgcctccttcgaccaacttaccaaagacttcgagcttaacttcttggCTTACGCTCGGCCAAAGCCGTCCATGGcgttgctcctcgggctcaaccagagggaggacgagcccctctcccattttgtgaaccatTTTACAACCCAAATTCGGGGACTATCGaacgctcacccctctctgttgatgcaggcGTTCATGACAGGCCTGCGGCCTTCCAGGTTCTTTTGGTCTCTCATGGAGCGGCCCCCCGCCGCGGCCCCCGAGATGCTTCAGCGCGCTAGCCAGTTCATCGCCGCGGAGACATGGATGGCTGGGAAGCGGGAGGACCACAAAAAGGTCAAGTCGGAGCCGCCCCGACAGCAGCAACCCGTCGCGTCCCGGCGTAAGCTGGACAAATCCGACCCAAGGCCTCCCCTCCCCGCCTCGAATTCGTCCCGAACAGAAATATTTCTccatgagaaggggaaggggctacTCAAGGATCCTCACACGATGAAGAACCCGCGAGAGCTCGCGAACCGTTCAAAATATTTCCGCTTCCATCGGCAGCATGGACATGACACTGAACAGTGCCGTGAATTAAAAgggcaaattgaggagctcattcACAAAGGGcatctcggccagtacctccggccgGACAGACAGCTATCACCACGCTCGGAAGGCCCCATCGAGCGACACATCGACGTGATAGCTGGCGGTCCCGCATCAGGGGGGGCTCCATGTCGGGAAGAAAGGCATACGCCCGAGCCGCCTCGGACGAAGCCCCCGGACACGGGCCCGAGCCCGAGATTACATTCCCGACCGGAGTATCCGAGCAACCCGAGCACGACGACGCTCTCgtga